tttttttataagtaagaatgttatatatacGAAAGGCtactctatgcatgaagaacatagagcaaacccagaaaatacaagaagaagaaaatggagaaaaaacaaaaaagaaaaccaaccaACATATTaattacaaagagaaagagagctaaggaaagaagagagaaaatcaCTAGtcgtgagtccccaagcccgagaccaatcaaaaagagttccactaaaagaagcaagcatCTGATCATCGGAATTATTCAAATCCTCAAAAGTCCGCCGATTccgttccttccaaatacaccaaagGATGCACAATAGAACTAAATTCCAAATCTGAGACGGatgcttccccaaccaattccaccaaccaaaaagCAAATTTGGGATCAATCTAGGTGTAACCCAAGACAAGCCAAAAGTCATAAAGACGAAGCTCCATAACCGATAAGCCATCTCACAATGAAGAAGTAAGTGGTCTACCGTCTCTCCACAATGTCGGCACATAATACACCAGTCCACAAAAACCAATCTCCTCAATCTCAAGTTATCACCCGTTAGGATCTTATTCCAAGCTacacaccaaacaaaaatgaaacttGTCTAGGGGCCTTTGCTTTCCATAtagctttccaaggaaagacAATTGAAGGAGAATCCCTTAATTTGTTATAATGACCGGATGTCAAAATCCCCATTAGGCTTCAACTTCCATTTCATCCGGTCTCCCACATCCATTGGAGGAGTATTAGCTCCCAATATATGAAGAAAATGCAACCCTTCAaccatctcccaatcattaaattctcaaataaaacaaacattgcAAATCCTTCTATCCTCCGCCCCCTGCCTTAACAAAGAAACTTCTACAGAAACCTCCTTAACAATGGCAATACCATACAGCCTTGGGAAAGCCAATTGAAAAGGTTGATCCCCATACCACCCATCCTGCTAAAACCTCACTCTATTCCCTAACCCAACAACAAACTgacaatttttgctaaaatcctcCCATCCCATGCGAATACctctccacaaaccacacccTTATTATCAACTATtgcatttttataattaaacaataCAAACCCATTTAATCTAATCTATTCAAAACAATTGCAGAGGATTACAAAGTCTCTGAGTTAAATCCCCCGGGTGGCCGAGCAGATCATCAAACATCATCCAATTCACTAATTCAGATTATTATATGTTCAAAAAATAACTTTTCCACATATTCAACAAATACCCAAATCTGAAAATTGAAGTTAAAGCAACACTAACACACAACCACACACAAAGAACGAAACTATTACACACCCAAATCTGaagctaaaactaaaaaacaagcAACACCCACATCATAACTTTTCAAGCACAACATTTCCCGTCataaataaccaaacaaaaaggcaAAATCAGAAACTCACAGGAGAGCTCCAGGGGAGCTGAGCTGGGTTGCGCTAAGTCTTCGTTTTCATCAGCCAAAGCCCAGAGAGAAGAGTAGTTATGGTCAGAGTTCGAGATTAAGAACGGTGACATGGGCTGGAGCTGGTCGTTAGTGTTACCGTTAATGTCGTTGAAGAAGGAGATTTGATCCAACTGCCAGGAACCAATATCAAGATCTTCGAAGTCCATGAACGGTTCTATGTTTTGGTGATCCGTTGACTTTTGAATAGTTGAGAAGGCCGAGTTCTTCTCTTCCTCCGGTTCGGCCATTTTGGTTTCCTTTACTCTCCAACTGTTACTGTCGTTGGTGTttttgtatatgtatatgtatttgtatttgtgtttgtgttttgtttgtaCTTTGGCTCTTTATTAAAAGCTGGGATTGTTTCTCGGAATGACACAATGTTCAGAAAGTTAAAAAGAGATTGGTTACTTATGTAATGATTGTAATCCACATAGAATGTGTAagaatgtttctcaaaaaacaaaagaacgtGTAAGAATATTCACTTACATTAAGATTACTGACTTACTGTCATGGCTTGGTGGTGGGAGTCTTCATTCTGTAAGTACCTAGAAAACAGCAGTTCGAGTAATAGCCTTAGTAAGGCTCATGTGATACACGTGGTATTATTTATTGTTGTCATGTGACGTGAGGTCTATGAGCCCACATCGGAGACCCCCTCTTTTCattcagtgaaaaaaaaaaaaaaaaaaaaaaaaaaaaaaagattactgACTTGGTTGACTGTGGGTGAGAAAACTGATAGTGTATAAATGTTAGCTAGTACTTATGaaatttatttctaaaaatgtTACATATGTGCCATTATTATCTTTGTGTGTGGAGGGAATATATGTACCATTATTGATCCACGTATTTACATGGAATTTCACACTTTATCAAGGTGGCAATAGATGATTgggtgtaaaaaaaatttatattaattatgaaCTTGAGGTGGGTTCTAGTTAATTCAGTTAATAGAATTTGTTGGGATTTGGGTTAGAatcccacctacaccaaaatcaattgattttttgcttgataataataaataaataaataaaattattatggaTCTTCATGTTCAAATCTTATCgtatctattaaaaataaataaattttaaacccgagtaaaagtaatattaaattaattacaatttaccctCCAGAGAAAGTTCGTATATAGAGCATAACTTGAACCTAGTTCTGGGAGCGAATCTCTTTAGAAGCCCCAAATCATCTAAATTGTACGAGTTATTACTTCAACATGTTATGAAAAAGTATATGTCCATGGCATAGTATGAGCTAAGCTCTAGGAGCAAGCTAGTAGTCCTTCCAAACATTGTGTTAAGGAAGTTTTGGTCATCTGAATTGTGGTAACGTGGCAAATTTCTTAGACTCATGTTGACATAGCTCTCTTAGATGATCTTCTTCTAAGAAATATGTATTGGAATAAAGTTAcaaacataatattttcacaacaaagtcTAGGTAATAAGTTGTAAATATtaggtaaaaaagtgatgttagtggtaGGCTCATATGAGAATTAATAACAACTGactacataaattttgttgtgaaagtattatacCCATAGCactactctttattttattttatttatttttatattgggAGATCAAGTTTAAGGCTATGTTCAAAGTTGTTCTAGTCTTCTAGACTTCTTGTTAGTGGATTAGATATCTTTAGTGCCACTGCTTTGACCAGACTTATTAGTGGTCTTCGTTCTTTGCTTTCAATAGGAATGCTGGATATGGTATTGGCAGAAGGTGGATTAATTTTCATGCTTTCAAGCTCTATGTCTATATGCTTTGGATTGAGAACTCGTGATGCTCTTTCATCCCTCAAGGCTCTCATTCATTGGAGGAGGATAGATTTAATGCCAAAAAATGTCAAACTTGTCCTAATCGCGGTTCGTTGTTTGTGGCTGAAACTCAatggtgtgtgtatatatggaCCGAATTATGACTTATGAACTAAGTTTTTCCAAGACCATTGTCTTAGATTATGCCCAGTACCTTTCCAAATAGATTTTAATACCATCTGGAATTCCTCACctaacaaggaaaaaaaaaaatcctatttttgAGTGTTCCAATTTATTCTCCATCAATCTTATATTATCGCATATTCTTTTTCCCTcccttataaaataattagagtttaaaatggagaaaaaatattaaacactTGACAAGCCATGATTAGTGAAGCATAAGGTTGAACACTAAAGGTAGAATACTAAGAGCAAGATAGAGAATTTCTATTCATCCTGTTTGTCATGCTTTATTGGGCCTTTTTGGGATTCAATGTTTAGGAGTTCAACTATCCCGGCTGTATAGAGTAGGAATTGgacaggaattttttttttttttttttataaaattccttctacttttttttttaaaagttattcTTGTAACTTTTTGAACAAAAGATCAAGTTTGGTTGACAGAAAGGTGTAAGTTAGTAAATGCATCAGAACGTTATTTCTCTTCATCAATTTCCTTCAAAATAAATGCTAATTTTTAATCAACTCATGTTCACCTGGGAATTCAATAACCTCTGATTGCTTCTGAGAAGGGTCATTTCGGATCACAATGAAAAATTTTTGGAAACCAAccaataattttacaattacCTAACATGTGCTAAGTGATTTCTTAAGGCATTCCTTTAGACAAagacttttttttctctttttgagtGGTAAATATTTTTCGGGACATTATATATGATTCGTAcagtgtttatttatttatttatttttgataatttaatagttacaatGGGTGAGAAGGGATTTGATtagaaatactaaaatataCCAACTAATGGAGTACAAGGTTCTTGGTGGTTAATATATAATACATAATTACATACATGCTttcatcaccaaaaaaaaaatatcacacAAGCGCCAACAAACatgaaatgataaaaatatcCGATAAAAATATCCCATTCAAAGATGACTGCTCAAGATAAAGCAAAAAGTCGCCATATACTTATCTATTACAGCTGACATGTCAAAATCATTGAAACCAGAATGTCTTATCATATAAAAGCGATCAATAGCACCGAATGGATCAAAAGGTCGACCGTATGAACCAAAAAATGGGATTATTCCCACATGTACAAGAGATTTCCCTATTcagaaaaatatgattgaaaCACCCATAGTGAAGCATCCTGCAGCTACCCAAGGGCTCAAACGTTCACCTGTTTTAAGAAGATAGCACAGGTCATCTACTGAACAATTAGAGCATCTAATGCAGGCTAAAGAACAACATCTAATGTTAAAGGGTTGACCAGGTATATCAGATACTcggaagttttctttttttgataggcaTCAGATACTCAGAACATTAGTAGCAGATTTGACATGTAGTATCTGAAAGATAGCAGACTACAAGAGTAGGCAGATATATTGTTTGAAGGTTAGTCAGTATGTAGCTGGCTCAAAAATCACCAGCCAAGCATTTATAAAAATAGATCcatttatttgtgtcaaatgTTGATAGTTGATACTCAATATAAAAGCATTGGCCACTAATTATTTTGTGTATTCTTCAGCTCTTCTCCCAGGTTGTGGGGTTCTGCAGTTGGGACTATGGGTTTCTATCGTCCTCATGGACAAGCCCTAATGCATGGAATGAATCAGCATTACTAAAAGACATATGTAGAGTAGCATTGCTAGAAGATCCAACCAATGTTTCAATGTCAGTCTATGCCTTTATCCATGTATAGTAATAGCAAACATGCACGAAAAGAACTTGATAAACCTACCAATTCTAGCTGCCTTCCAAAAGAATCCCCGAAACCTGCCAGTAGAAGACACACTATAAGGGAAATTTTGATTTGTACATTACCAAATCTTATACACACAGGCACACATAAACAAAGCTAAATACAAATGTTATGAAGAGCATTTCTTTAGAAGATAAAAGTGATCAAATAAACAGAACAGACACTACTAGAAACAATGTTAAAGAATAACTAATTGGGGAGAGAACCCTCATACATTTGACTAGGATGGGAATAACAGGTTAGTAAAATACTTATCCACAACACTTAAAGAGTCAAGTATTAGAATTCATGACCTAGCATTTTCACAACATGCATACATGTGTCCACGCCTATTATCCACAAAAAACAAGCAGCCAAGCAGAATAACTATACATCTTATAAATGTCACTCTATACAATCTCAACAAAGAGATAGCTGCCCAAGCTCCAAACAGTgcaaaataaactcaaaaatattccccccccaaaaaaaaaaatcacattttaacATAAAATACTATATCTCAGCCTAAACAGTAAACTCGTGCTGATAAGGACTGTCTTTAAGCATTTCTTAGTACAATGCTCGAACTATACTAAGAATTGCTGCAGAAGGACAAAATTATACATACTAGTTACGATAGAACTGCTTTGAAGACTTAATGCCCCCAGAATCCCAATGAGCTCTACCTCAAATGACACATCATCCTCTAATAATGGGATGGACAATGAGATCAAGAGACCATTTGGTTAGGCAATTTGGGAGCATAAAAGTGcgtttttaaaacccaaaacgcTGTTTCATAACAGCAACTCCTTGTAACTTTTTTATAAACGctaattttaaactcaaaacgcAGTCCATGGATTTATGTAGTGGATGgtattagaaaaaataagacCATTGAACATCCATAGGAAAATCACAAATACTTAAAATGCTTGCAACATTACTGCTAAACCCAGACAATGTAGAAAAGAATTAGgccactcaaaagtcaaaacccacaaaatactAATTATAATCAACAAGATCAAAGCAAAATTTacacccaaaacaaaattacaattgcACAATATAAATAAGTTGCCAATTTTGTTTATGCCCAACTAATAAAAcgactaaaaaataaagataaagcaACAACGAACCCGGTTTTCTGTTCAAGAAAGGTTGGGAACTGCATCTTCAGAAAAGTGCACGTGCAAATCACTAGCAGCACCACCGTCAAAAACGAATGGAAATTAAAAAGCGCTGACTGCAACCCATCaacaatttaattaaaatacaaaaaaaaaaaaaaaaaaaaaaaaatcaacccagTAAAACCCATCTCTGATTTCAATCAAATAAGGAGGAGAAAGTTTCATTACCATATCTGGGGTCTCcttggattaaattttttttttttaaacaaaatccAGATTTTTGAGTCTACGATAAAAGTGGAAATAGAGgattagaaaattaaatcaaaataataaatagcgTATAATTTTGAAGAGAATAAGAATTGGATTGACTTGGGAATTGGGATGGGAGAGTGTTAAACTTACAGTTTTTGAGAGCTCCTTTTTTAATGAAgtaagaggaaaaagaaagaatgagttttgggtttttttttttttcccgtttTCCTTAGGTTAAACGACTTCGTTTGGACATCAGTCAATTCCACACAAAAGTCAAAACAGCCTTCATGCAACCAGTAGTAATCAATCATGGATCGGTTGGGTTGGAATTGTGGTATTTTTCAAGGATGTATTTGGGTTGATGAATTTTCAATCCAGCCCAATCCATATTACTTTTACAAGTTTAAAACCCAACTCATGAGGGTTTGTTTTGGTCATCGACAGAACTGTAAAACAaactaaattatatattcaaacttaattctttttttttttttttgttaacaaaCTCAAGCTTGTTTGTTCATGAattactttgattttttttgttcatatatgATAAATGCTACaactacaaaattttcacatattAATACTTATAATTAAGAactaaattataattgaaattattatgtttgagttaattagatagaatatttttgcttatgaaattatgaaaatgAGATTCACCTCATTTTTACTATTGTTCAGGGGCCTTTTTCGGTTGTCCAGCCACGTGTGGTCCGTTGGAGGGATGACCTTACTAGGCCTGGGTTCTTTTTGGGGAGTTGCGTCCGGAACTCAACATTGGGTCATATGGTCCAACAGCTACCGGTatatttttaagcctacaaaatcatTAAGGCCAAAATCTATGAATCACGATAATGGTTGAGTAAATATGTAATATGTGTTTGATATGATAGCTTTGATTAGTAGTTGTAATAGTAGTTGAAATtaagtaatatgtatttaaatgtgaaGCAATCATAtactcaatgatgtaaatttaagGATATGGAAGTaaagtcacttatctttgtatggtttaTAGCTCCAGCTATATAGCATCAGTGAGCTGATAGGATTCTAGCAGAATGCCAGCAGTAGAGGCTAGTTAAGCTTGCTCCtcttatcatgcatttaaatgagtttaagccttagttaatagttgtaatagtagttggaataaagtaatatgtatttaaatgtgaagtaatcatgtattcaatgatgtaaatttaaagatatggaagCTGAGTCACTTATCTCTAATGGTTTGCAGCCCCAGCAGTGTAGCATCAGTGAGTAGATAGCATCCTAGCAGAGTGACTCCGGCGGTAGAAAGGCAATTTGCTATGATGACTTCAAGATTGAAGGGGACAAATGGGTGTaactggagggagagagagtatgtcGGGCTGTGTGTAGGGGCTGGTTAAGCTTGCCcctcttatcatgcacttaaatgagtttctCATTCGACAATGCTCTTTtaattgttgtaaaattatgaatagtgttgccttccatgagaagggctttcaTATGGAGTATATGTGCCTTCTAAGAAAATGGTTTTATGTAAGAAGTAgttgtgccttctaagagaagggtttttgtaagaagtagttgtgccttctaagagaagtGTTTTGATATAAGATCTTGGTGCCTTCTAGGAGAAGGGCTTTAGTAATAGAAGTtcatgccttccatgagaagggcttttagtaTGAATGTTTGATATCTCTTGAAAAGTGTGGAGATGATAAAAGATATAGATATTTTGTCGGATGAagtatttgtaatatgtatgaTATATAGAAGTATGAGAGATATGGAGGTTAAGGATAgtaaaaatatgagattataacTGCTGGAGAAGTTGTAGAGATTGCTTTCCTAGAGgaaagattttgtaagagaagagtATGGAGATGTGTTTTGGTATTTGGAGATAGGAGCAGTAATATAGATGTGTTTTCTGAATATGGAGGGTGAGAGAATGAGTATAAGAGAGTAATGGTATTGTAGTGTGTTTAACAAAGCTGCTGAGATTTTCTGCTGGGATTGTATGAAGGCTTATGAATGGCATTTATGAACTAAGGGCTGAAGAGTTTAGTTTCtaatttagaaactaaaaatcTCATAAGCTCAAAACTTCATTAAGAGTTTAAGAAGATTATTAGATGGAGAGAAAAGTTTATAAGAGAGTTCCCCTCCATTGGTGTCCCCCTTTTAAGGTGTTCATCAAGGGTCCCCCTTTAGAGCTGAGTTTAAGGGGGTATTTTAGCAAAGAATCTCAGCCAAAATCTGTCCCAAACAGCAATGAATTTTCAGAGAATCCATCTTAAGATTTGGCCAAGAATGGTATGTTTTGGCTTAAGGTATTCTTGCTATTTTGGGTAAGAGCTACTAGGGAAAGAATAGTAGAAAAAGGAAGGTATTTTAACAAGAGAAAGGTAGTCTCaatagttggttttggttttagccAAATGTGGAAAAAATTAGTAATGCTCAGGCTGCTGGGTCAGCTGTCACAGCTGTTCTGAAAAGGCTGTCCCAATTGTCAGGAAAAGCTGTGACATCTATCATGAAAAAGTTGTCCCAGCTATCAGAAAAAGTTATGACAGCTATCATGAGACAGTTGTCACAGCTATCATAAAACAGCTGCTTGCTTTGAGCAAAAGCCAATGAGGTCAGATGGATGATTTCAGACTGCTGGAGAGGATATTCAGCATTTATTGAATGGATTTGGCTGAAAATGATAAGATCTCTTTGAAGGGTATCTTGCTATTTTAGGTATAGCAGCTGGTTGCTGGGATTTCAGCATTAAATGGCTGATGATATTACTCCCAGCCAGGTGTCAAGTGCTGAATACACTGCTGAGGTTCAGCTGGAAATGTTTcattttttgggtgtttgtgtttttggtgcaaggttccattacaacacatttctAGCAAGTAATAGAAGGATTGGTTGAAAGTTAATGAAGTTTTGGAGATTTAGTCAAGGTCTCATTGGGCTGTGACATAATCTTGGTGAGCaagaagagtatttaatgcTTTGCTCTAGTAACTGGTAGAGACATATATGGTCTGATTGTGGTAGACAGCAGCTGAGTATTAGAGatatcattaatattttgtatatagttgGAGATTAAAGATAGCCAATCAGATTAGGCCATGTGTTTAAGTTCGATTTTAGCTGAAAGAAGTAATGAGATTtatgtagaataatataatgaaatttctaaatttgtaaGTAATAGCTCGGGATTGAATGAACAGTTACCCAGCAGTAGATGGCTGGAGATATTGAGTATTTGTCACATGATGAATATtaagttttaggaaaaaaacaatggggaattttatcatttaaagtgTTATGTGATAAGAAATGCTTACCATATGTTACCCACTACACACGGACTCGTCAGAGTTTAGGGAGTTGGAAAAGACACGCCAAGTAACATGTTTTTTTGTCAACTATAAACCACTGgagctttactgaacatacctcttggccctccaaaccacgactcccaaagTTTCCCCAAAGAGACTTAAGAGCTTGGGTCATAAGCCAAAGATGAGATGACGTACCTCgggttttgttgttattttgtgtaaatatgagCTTTTGTTGAAGAAACTGCTTGCCATGAGTGTAAGAGAGGTAATATAGGCCGTGAGTTTTGATTCATTACTTAAGCCTAATCCATATTTTGATGTTGATGATATCGTGGGGTTATGATCCCAATTGATGAAGAGGAAATGTGGACCATGAATTTGCCTTTCGAAGTAAGGATTTTGTGGGTCATGTGAGCCCAATCTATGTAGTTGAATGAGATATGagcttattttgggttttaaatagatttaccaaaaaaatcaataatatgttgatgtggcatggaTTGCCAATGAAGTAATGCCACATGGGCCGGAAAAATGGTCCTCAACAATTACAAAACTAACTTATTATATAATaactaaatttatatataataatataatttatttgtgaaattttttactGAGATAATTCAAGAGCAAGGATTTGCTGCAAATTAAGTTGCAGCAACTTTTGCAAAATGCACACATGTCAAGTGGCTATTTGGTGAAAGATTCAATATTGacaatgaaatttttatttaaatataagtcTGGACAGGTATCTATTTAAGGCATTGACATGTATGCATTTTTGTAGGAGTTGTTACAACTTAGTTTGCAGCAAATCATTTTCTATAATTCAATATCAGTTATATCTAAGCATGTTTTTATAAATGTCTACGTGTGAATCTAAGCATGTTTTTATAAATGTCTACGTGTGAATATATAATGTTTTAtattgtgggttccagttagctcaactggtaaagtctctaatggttgtataagagatctagggttcaatctccgcctacaccaaaaattgattggtgtcttagtctgatgataaaaaactatcatcaggagtggatgccataagttaaaactctctctaaaaaaaaaaaaaagttttatattcAGTGAattagggttcaaatcctcctTCCTCATTGTTGTAATTGTAACTATTAAActgtaaacaaataaaaatagaaatcaagtCTCATGCTTTTGAGTTTATTCACAAACACATTATAATGTTTAAACTCGACTCATTTAATAGTGAAATTTACATTTGGGTTTAAGTTTGTCTTGTTTGCTCAATAAATAAAGGTTTAACActttaaagttttagaatttagattttcctttatattttatatttcattgttAGCACATCAACTTATCACATATGCTAGTTGACCCAATTAAATGATGACACATGGATTTACCtattatttgtaataaaataactaaaaaaaaattccggattaaaatttaaaatagatagTTTGAGAGTTGAGACCAAATAGGCAAATAGCATATTTTCAAACCcccttccaaaaaaagaaaagaaaagaaaaagagcaatTCATAAACATAGTCACTCCCGCGTACCGCCACTGGCATATTTTCAGTGTATCTTCGAGACTAGGCTTCAGGGCTCCATTCATTGGTGACAATTTGACAGTCCGTGACTCTGAAAATGGCGGAGGTGAAGCGGTGGAGCGTGACATACACAAAGCACGTGAAGCAGAAGCGCAAGGTTTACCAAGACGGTTTCTTAGACCTCCACTTCTCCACCAAcaaggtcttcttcttcttctactctttttttctatttccagCCCTAATATTGAcgagaaattttaattttacttgGATTTTTCAGTTAAgtaaatattattgaaatttcGTGTTAAGCACTCTCTAAATTAGACAAACTAACCGGAAATGTTGCAAAATTCTGAGCTCGAACGATCAAATTTGTATATAAATTCGTAGTTTATGTACTTATAAATTCAAGCTAATGTGactgttatttttattttttataattaccGGCTTATTCATTTTCTAGATCAAAATTTATTTCCAAATTGATTTACTCAATGTGTTTATGTCGTATTATACTAGCTTCACTAGAAGATTATGCTTTTATCTTTCATGaaagttttaattttagcaAATTATAAAGTTATTCAAGGtggttataaattttaattttacaaaaaccGGCTTGTGCATTTTCTGGATCAAAATTAAGATCCGAAATTGATTTACTCGAGGTGTTTTTGTTGTATTAGGCTTGCTTTACTTGAAGGTTATGCTTTtatcttttatgattttttttttttttttttaagcaaattaTGAAGAAATTAGAATTTGATATTGGATTGATGTTTGGTATACAGGTCATGCTCTACGATGATTGCGAGAAGCTATTGGAATGCAGGATCTTGAAGAAAGATGAAGCAGTTAGTTGCGGCGAAACACTGACATTCAATGCATATCTCATTGATGTTGGCGAACCCGAGGGTGATCATAAGCCTACAATATCTGGTTTGAATTGTCAAGGAAGAGATGAGAAAATCACTGAGAAACCGAGTCATTGGCGTGGACAAAAGTTTAGGAATCATTCGATTTCTTTTGGTATTTAGCCTTATGATGTTTTGCTTAAGAACTTTTCAGTTAATAAGTTTTCAGTCacgttttcagttttgtttatttcttttgctTTCCATTCCGAAGATAGAAAGAACAATGTGGAGATGAACAAAGCACGGCCAACTTTGAGCCCATCACAGAAGATTATTAGAGGTTAGGATAATGACTTAGATGATTTGATTTGTAGTTTCATACAACATTGGCaatgtcaatttctttttttctttttttcctttttctctcgaGGCTAGTTGTTATTTGTTAGAttaatggttaagtgattaaattcacactTTTCTATCAACTTAACATATTGGTATAAGTGGTACTTTATCATGGTATTAGAGTAGAGCTGGTGGTCTAGGATTTGAAGCCTGTTTCCACTCTATCTCATATTTAAAGTTAAATTTCACTTGTTAGGCCTCACTTATTGAGGGGAAGTCTCAGCCCACATGTGGGGTGGAGTCTCAGATTAATGGTTATTTGATTAAACTCACCATTTACTATTTTGGGACAAGTGGTAGTTTATCACTAGAATAAGAGGATATTGGGTTTTTGACACATTAAGTAATGGATCATATTTAAGCTGGTGTAGACTAATGCTACTGGGCAACCTaaatttttggtgaaaataTCCAGTTCAGATGTAATTAGCTTTACTGTTTACTTTTCATTAAAGACGACAATTGTCTGAGTCAATCAGCATTCAAGGATTTCCCCACAAAAGAAGTGCATTTTTCCTAACATTGGTGTAGTGCATGTATATCACCTGGTCCTGGTGAGCTTCTAAAAGTTTCTTGCATTTCAGAGTTTAAGAAGAGCGAACTGCACAAGTATAAAGCACCACAGAGTAGTCCAGATACAAAAAAACCAAGCGCAACAGGTTAGATTGTTAATTTGCTGCTGTGCCTTTGATGGACACAAGGTTTTTTTTACTGCATTGTGAATATGACTTTTTTCTTTCGGGCAACGTGTCTTATGAAATGCTGAAGCATTACAGAACTTTCATTACTATAATGACAAAGGGTTGGTTAATTGTCAAATTGATACTTGTTGCTTCCTGTTGCTT
This DNA window, taken from Quercus robur chromosome 2, dhQueRobu3.1, whole genome shotgun sequence, encodes the following:
- the LOC126713269 gene encoding uncharacterized protein LOC126713269: MSALFNFHSFLTVVLLVICTCTFLKMQFPTFLEQKTGFRGFFWKAARIGERLSPWVAAGCFTMGVSIIFF